The Mucilaginibacter gracilis genomic interval ATATTTTTATCATTCAGGACATTAAAGATGGCGCTGGTGTCTAATTTTAAAATAGTAGTTTTTAACACTTCTGATATCGTTGCAATATTATTGTTGGTCTTCGAAAGCGTCTGTAGCATTTGATCCATACTGGTCAGTTTTTGAGCGGCAAGCAAATCTCCGCTTTTTACTACCGGGCTGTTTGTTTTTACCGGCTGTATATTTATTACCTTATTCCCCATCAATCCCTCTGTACCAATGGCCGCTTCTGCATTCTCATGAATATAGGCAGTTACTTTGCTGTCGATAAGCATACTTACCTCTATGGTGGTGTCATTAACAATGTTTATACTTTTCACCGTTCCCGCCTGTATGCCTGAAAAAAGCACATTATTACCTTCCATCAAGCCGTTTAAATTGTTAAACCGTGCTTTTAGCACAAACTTGCTTCCAAACATGCTTGTGTTATTTCCGATCATATAAAAAGAAACTATCATCACGATCAAGCCGGCTATTACGAATACGCCCAGTTTGATATTATTTTCACTTTGTTTTGCCATGATCTATTGTTCAAAGAATTGTTTTATTTTTTCATCAGCTGAATGTGCGAGTTCCTCATAAGT includes:
- a CDS encoding MlaD family protein translates to MAKQSENNIKLGVFVIAGLIVMIVSFYMIGNNTSMFGSKFVLKARFNNLNGLMEGNNVLFSGIQAGTVKSINIVNDTTIEVSMLIDSKVTAYIHENAEAAIGTEGLMGNKVINIQPVKTNSPVVKSGDLLAAQKLTSMDQMLQTLSKTNNNIATISEVLKTTILKLDTSAIFNVLNDKNIGISLRSSLKNINNASSNASEMTKGLNQIVVNLKQGKGAAGLLLSDTAFAGNLNIAVIKLRSASVNADKMTGQLNSMAGNINHDLAYGKGPLHALLRDSVITKKLNASMDNVQKGTEGFNQIVQALKHNFLVRGYFKTQAKKQQKDSINRQILK